In Leishmania major strain Friedlin complete genome, chromosome 34, the following proteins share a genomic window:
- a CDS encoding ubiquitin-like protein produces the protein MTFSFSVISTTGQRISISVLGPDNTVGDIKAKLEETEGIPQKMIMLVHSGRKLEDNATLEECNIHAGITINMVLALRAGR, from the coding sequence ATGACCTTCTCTTTTAGCGTCATCTCGACCACGGGGCAGCGGATCTCCATCTCTGTACTCGGTCCGGATAACACTGTAGGCGACATCAAGGCGAAACTTGAGGAGACGGAAGGCATTCCGCAGAAGATGATCATGCTGGTGCACTCTGGCCGAAAACTGGAAGACAACGCAACCCTGGAGGAATGCAACATACACGCTGGCATCACAATCAATATGGTGCTGGCTCTGCGTGCAGGCCGCTGA
- a CDS encoding transcriptional regulator, Sir2 family protein,nicotinic acid mononucleotide 5,6-dimethylbenzimidazole (cobb) protein, giving the protein MKACRCITILTGAGISAESGISTFRDSNGLWCNHHVEDVASPDAFIRNPALVQLFYNERRRNLLLSSVKPNKAHTALAKLEEELSGKGKVFIVTQNVDNLHERAGSKNVLHMHGELLKARCTATGNVFEWQKDIVGDVDRCPDCGFLGTLRPHIVWFGEMPLCMDEIESILSTTDLFVAIGTSGNVYPAAGFVKRAQFYGATTLELNLQEGSNSTLFQESIYGKASSIVPTWVDQVLKESLKK; this is encoded by the coding sequence ATGAAAGCGTGCCGGTGTATCACCATCctcaccggcgccggcatCTCTGCTGAATCGGGAATATCCACCTTTCGCGATAGCAACGGACTCTGGTGCAACCATCATGTCGAGGACGTAGCGTCTCCGGACGCCTTCATCAGAAACCCGGCTCTCGTGCAGCTCTTCTACAACGAGCGTCGCCGCAATCTTTTGCTAAGCTCTGTCAAGCCGAACAAGGCGCACACGGCGCTGGCCAAGTTAGAAGAGGAGCTGAGTGGAAAGGGGAAGGTTTTTATTGTCACTCAGAATGTGGACAACCTGCATGAGCGCGCCGGCTCGAAAAATGTGCTGCACATGCACGGCGAGCTTCTGAAGGCCCGCTGCACAGCCACGGGGAACGTCTTTGAATGGCAGAAGGACATTGTGGGAGATGTTGACCGCTGCCCCGACTGCGGTTTTCTTGGCACCTTGCGCCCGCACATTGTTTGGTTTGGTGAGATGCCGCTCTGCATGGACGAGATCGAGTCGATACTGTCGACGACGGATCTCTTTGTTGCCATCGGCACCTCCGGAAACGTGTACCCCGCCGCCGGGTTTGTAAAGCGGGCGCAGTTTTACGGTGCGACGACGCTTGAGCTGAATCTTCAGGAGGGCTCCAACAGCACGCTCTTTCAGGAGTCCATCTACGGCAAAGCAAGCAGCATTGTGCCCACATGGGTGGACCAAGTGCTGAAAGAGAGCTTGAAAAAATGA
- a CDS encoding putative protein kinase, whose amino-acid sequence MPQDARLQPFSFVGIEATVRPEQRRRSAGKRSGTHGGPLKRFFLFLFLTALALCSVCRSQAPSAHFHPAQGIGADETLSNAPSVGSVALRYTFPGSSLALLVTESGHLHAYDLERGQHAWCADAGGDMITVTIDLPPSKEAALRDPLALPFLVRGNSLFTRVPFFMFTPLESMDATERLEELPQSLRTYFFMNISTLLRRQTLFLGGTDVYVTTSVQVADLDASTGRPVGGRETPSQAFSGSNAPRSPPRGASTTESHRVPHNELLPLLHILRYNIALHVVRPGEYSWSIRLSQLRMSPRAVVQPSFPLHFSAHSAADTSSAAATEDDSEHTPRFFSQFMRSMFDYDDEHVVNLAYRRAADQQANPTPAARTSTAVLMRNLQRTHTQAADYISRVVSVHQLNASHVSLRSVHDGTTAWTSTLPHVARESSGNGTDSTASSSNATSTVIAAYVWVSGADEIFRVPVLRSASGSLVEEAEQLRISMEADARGDAPTGLPRLTSASVAGALVPTTHAAGRLQLLTLMQSGDSGRGHCRDGGACGEWATDDVEADEREETELAAYYHQCTWWETPPVSWPFLTGAFNGESGAVTFQAIDSATSSRTVVGTSGVYSTENTLLGFDSSGAVVKTGLAWRTAAFISFHVLCLAGSIAFLCAGVPPRGQLQRAWAQADRNRDRVSHTSSSHQPSTQLVPQDLLSPRGGRGTPFSLIMDSFSIDTLGLGTLPTASVSMATVSLPHSDDSLQELMRHHQLGHLSGSPPRSPWVYPAPEQVRSITYDESEKMFRVTATSATKTTRGTADSSKAGFDMTSSTVQQKATKSETPVKKAAASSSSPANSAEADKAVASASNSSSDDDTVDIDLGERWWLRAQFSPRQHASAPALDETFSDRGSSYSRSQANTGTEGEGKLFQLHFKVLEKIGFGGEGSVFCVEHRVTHARYAIKAIHIHEKDEERVVQEAVLHSSFDNANVVRFYFCWIEDIAVSTANRLELCHRDEDGLETTSLAYSDNSLMVSTSGNTNGHSTDHDTASKAGDTYHMLFIQMEYFSRGTLADWLRLRTGFFRLEVLRYMKQIGKGLAYLHNLDVVHHDLKPTNIFVSNDNVLKIGDFGLAKRRGNANGSAGDLASNVAGGQQEGSVVGGSPLYSSPEQRRGEPVNKPSDIFSLGIIAVEMLCTFTTLHERIRILTDAHQLILPEELEAEFPDEAQLIKSMLAANPLQRPQIRKFLRQINKLIVALEAQESDEEAEKPPPPSPLDGTEHSESRNGNDEAATAALVDDSASALATATATSKLGNTPLSTSVAAASSSRGRPVAADLASGGHADSFSDVQDSFSSPLGEQKSRVALLPVFHSEAATGTSVAATSPMAATTSVHDTNAASAGKHVTRRGDSLASLHASTMVKRGNTYHHRRRGSASPNMEAEIGRLHICEMVATGSASRQGFFANDPYGLPTTPVMYTEDADLSTILKRDLQDRTVSAPD is encoded by the coding sequence ATGCCACAGGATGCACGTCTCCAGCCTTTCTCGTTCGTTGGAATCGAAGCCACGGTGAGGCCcgagcagaggcggcggagcgcgggGAAGCGCTCGGGCACACATGGCGGACCGCTTAAGCGAttttttctcttcctctttttgACCGCACTCGCGCTGTGCTCGGTGTGCCGCTCCCAAGCACCATCTGCTCACTTCCACCCTGCACAGGGGATCGGAGCGGACGAGACACTCTCCAACGCACCATCCGTGGGGAGTGTGGCACTTCGCTACACCTTCCCTGGCAGCAGCTTGGCACTTCTAGTGACGGAGAGCGGTCATCTGCACGCCTATGATCTGGAGCGTGGCCAGCATGCGTGGTGCGCCGACGCTGGCGGTGACATGATCACCGTGACGATAGACCTGCCACCGTccaaggaggcggcgctgcgcgatcCACTAGCGCTTCCGTTTCTTGTACGTGGCAACAGTCTCTTTACACGCGTTCCGTTCTTCATGTTCACTCCACTAGAGTCCATGGATGCGACCGAGCGGCTCGAAGAGCTACCGCAGTCCCTCCGGACCTACTTCTTTATGAACATCTCAACGCTGCTGAGGCGTCAAACACTCTTTTTGGGCGGCACAGATGTGTACGTGACGACCTCAGTTCAAGTGGCGGATCTCGACGCGAGCACAGGGCGGCCTGTTGGGGGCCGAGAAACTCCATCGCAGGCTTTtagcggcagcaacgccccCAGAAGCCCACCACGCGGTGCCTCAACGACAGAGTCGCACCGCGTCCCGCACAATGAGCTCCTTCCTCTACTGCACATTCTCCGCTACAACATTGCTTTACACGTGGTGAGGCCAGGCGAGTACAGCTGGTCAATCCGCCtctcgcagctgcgcatgtCGCCTCGGGCAGTCGTTCAGCCAAGCTTCCCGTTGCACTTTTCCGCACATAGCGCAGCCGATACCTCGTCGGCGGCTGCTACAGAGGACGACAGCGAGCACACGCCGCGCTTCTTCTCTCAGTTTATGCGCAGCATGTTCGACTACGATGACGAGCATGTCGTGAATCTGGCCTACAGGCGTGCTGCAGATCAACAGGCCAACCCAACGCCTGCCGCTCGGacgtcgacggcggtgctgatgCGCAACTTGCAGCGCACCCATACTCAGGCTGCCGATTATATCAGCCGCGTGGTCAGTGTACACCAGCTCAATGCAAGCCATGTGAGTCTCCGAAGCGTCCACGATGGCACCACGGCGTGGACATCGACTTTGCCACATGTGGCGCGCGAGTCTTCTGGAAATGGGACAGACTCGACGGCGTCATCCTCGAATGCAACTTCCACTGTGATCGCTGCATATGTGTGGGTAAGTGGCGCTGATGAAATCTTCCGCGTTCCAGTTCTACGTTCGGCCTCCGGCAGTttggtggaggaggcggagcagcttCGCATATCCATGGAGGCGGATGCGAGGGGCGACGCACCTACAGGTCTGCCGCGGCTCACATCTGCTTCGGTCGCTGGAGCTCTGGTGCCCACAACGCACGCCGCGGGCCGTCTGCAGCTCTTGACACTCATGCAAAGCGGTGACTCAGGGCGTGGTCactgccgcgacggcggcgcttgTGGCGAGTGGGCTACCGATGACGTTGAGGCCGATGAGCGTGAGGAGACGGAACTCGCAGCGTACTACCATCAGTGCACCTGGTGGGAGACGCCGCCTGTGTCCTGGCCGTTTCTGACGGGGGCATTCAACGGAGAAAGTGGTGCTGTGACTTTCCAGGCCATCGACTCTGCGACGTCGTCGAGAACGGTGGTGGGCACGAGCGGCGTCTACTCTACCGAGAACACACTCTTAGGCTTCGACAGCTCGGGAGCGGTGGTGAAAACTGGCTTGGCttggcgcaccgccgccttcatCTCCTTCCACGTGCTCTGCCTCGCCGGCTCGATCGCGTTTTtgtgcgccggcgtgccGCCCCGagggcagctgcagcgcgcctgGGCCCAGGCGGACCGCAACCGTGACCGAGTCTCCCACACGTCCTCCTCTCATCAGCCATCGACACAGCTGGTCCCGCAAGACCTCCTCTCCCCGCGCGGCGGGAGAGGCACCCCGTTCAGCCTCATAATGGATTCCTTCTCGATAGACACCCTTGGTTTGGGCACTTTACCGACAGCGTCTGTCTCCATGGCGACTGTGTCGCTTCCCCACTCAGACGActcgctgcaggagctgatGCGGCACCACCAGCTAGGGCACCTCAGCGGGTCCCCGCCACGCTCGCCATGGGTGTACCCGGCGCCAGAGCAGGTGCGCTCCATCACGTACGATGAGAGTGAGAAGATGTTCCGTGTAACCGCCACCTCAGCGACCAAAACGACCAGAGGCACCGCAGACTCATCAAAGGCGGGATTTGACATGACGTCGTCCACGGTGCAACAGAAGGCAACGAAGTCTGAGACGCCAGTGAAGAAAGCGGCCGCATCGTCCTCGAGTCCGGCCAATTCTGCGGAAGCCGATAAGGCCGTTGCGTCCGCGTCGAACAGCTcgagcgacgacgacacagTTGACATCGACCTCGGCGAGCGCTGGTGGCTGCGAGCGCAGTTTTCGCCGCGGCAGCATGCAAGTGCCCCGGCGCTGGACGAGACATTCTCGgaccgcggcagcagctaTAGCCGCTCACAAGCTAATACGGGaacggagggggagggcaagcTGTTCCAGCTGCACTTCAAGGTCCTAGAGAAGATCGGGTTTGGGGGTGAGGGGTCTGTGTTCTGCGTCGAGCACCGTGTGACGCATGCACGGTACGCTATCAAGGCGATTCACATCCACGAAAAGGACGAGGAGCGAGTGGTGCAGGAGGCCGTGCTGCACAGCTCCTTCGACAACGCCAACGTGGTGCGCTTCTACTTTTGCTGGATCGAGGATATCGCCGTGTCGACCGCAAACCGTCTGGAGTTGTGCCACCGCGACGAGGACGGGCTCGAAACGACATCGCTGGCCTACAGCGACAACTCACTCATGGTGTCCACATCCGGCAACACAAACGGACACAGCACCGACCACGACACAGCCTCCAAGGCTGGCGACACCTACCACATGCTCTTCATCCAGATGGAGTACTTCTCACGCGGTACGCTAGCGGATTGGCTGCGTCTCCGCACCGGCTTCTTCCGGCTCGAGGTGCTACGCTACATGAAGCAAATCGGCAAGGGCTTGGCTTACTTGCACAACCTGGACGTGGTGCACCATGACTTGAAACCAACGAACATCTTCGTCTCCAACGACAACGTTCTCAAGATCGGCGACTTTGGGCTCGCGAAACGACGCGGCAACGCTAACGGGAGCGCCGGTGACTTGGCGTCGAACGTCGCTGGTGGCCAGCAGGAGGGATCGGTAGTCGGCGGAAGCCCGCTGTATTCAAGCCCAGAGCAGAGGCGTGGTGAACCGGTAAACAAGCCGTCCGACATCTTCTCCCTTGGCATCATTGCAGTGGAGATGCTGTGCACCTTTACCACGCTGCACGAGCGCATTCGCATCTTGACCGATGCCCACCAACTCATCTTACCTGAAGAGCTCGAGGCTGAGTTCCCTGACGAAGCGCAGTTGATCAAGTCTATGCTGGCGGCTAACCCGCTACAGCGACCGCAAATACGAAAGTTTCTTCGGCAGATCAACAAGCTCATTGTCGCGCTGGAGGCACAGGAGAGCGATGAGGAGGCCgagaagccgccgccaccgtcccCTCTCGACGGCACCGAGCACTCGGAGTCGCGCAACGGCAATGACGAggcggccaccgctgctctcgtcgacgacagcgcgtcggcgctcGCCACAGCCACGGCAACCAGCAAGCTTGGCAACACGCCATTGAGCACaagcgtcgccgctgcgtcgtcgtcgcgtgGACGACCGGTCGCCGCGGATCTCGCAAGCGGCGGCCATGCGGACTCTTTTTCGGATGTCCAGGATTCCTTTTCGTCGCCGCTGGGTGAGCAGAAGTCGCGTGTGGCTTTGCTGCCTGTCTTCCACAGCGAAGCCGCCACCGGTACCAGCGTTGCAGCAACCTCGCCCATGGCAGCCACCACATCAGTGCATGACACCAACGCTGCCTCTGCGGGGAAGCATGTAACTCGCCGAGGCGACTCACTTGCCTCTCTTCACGCCTCAACGATGGTGAAGCGTGGTAACACATaccaccaccgtcgtcgcGGGTCGGCCAGCCCGAATATGGAGGCGGAAATCGGCCGCCTGCATATCTGTGAGATGGTCGCCACAGGATCTGCGTCCCGGCAAGGGTTCTTTGCAAACGACCCCTACGGGCTGCCCACCACCCCGGTAATGTACACGGAGGACGCTGATCTGTCCACTATCCTGAAGCGCGACCTGCAGGATCGTACCGTCTCTGCGCCAGACTGA
- a CDS encoding putative 8-oxoguanine DNA glycosylase — MTTSCMTPLHSWRVLTSSLKAKVSLQMTLCGGQCFHWYRTPRGTFVGVIGDGVFELREVQCRAKLQNQELQRTASQRPASTRAKRRRAASSPASTSEAAMGQNYCCSCCWIEYRRLWPLAHPLRLRGKGRTSPLPSSLRHTAASSAHTVGESDEEMLSRYLSLDVDLDQLWQEWTDSPETRKHPLVEYLVGSRRQRQLLRSGHGQRVCEHDEAQANLYIPIRHVRQDLHSCLFSFLCSQNNNVTRITGMIYALSRAYGDHLCDVQLATGEVRAPRKSAADTRSKAPQTHSRSDPAATRRDTMASPSLKPHSASANAPEWLSVYSFPSLEQLATVTEDTLRSLGFGYRSKYIVEAVSFIRTQLPPPELQDEKAVKGKMHFPPHLIRQHGACYRNGFYSAVLGHHSYHHQHQRDMLLLLPGVGRKVADCVALFALNRTHIVPVDTHMAQVAVEYLAAPSAATAVGRKRSRPGCPLPEEEARSRDNLLLEWRKQAEVLKVKKGVSPATVKAIEEGGSSAAAPLRASRKTPVPPLYERHHNVIQEAFRKLFGNYAGWAHSILFYYRMRK; from the coding sequence ATGACGACGTCGTGTATGACTCCTCTCCACTCGTGGCGGGTGCTGACGTCATCTCTCAAAGCCAAGGTGAGCCTTCAAATGACACTGTGCGGTGGCCAGTGCTTTCACTGGTACCGAACGCCGCGCGGCACGTTTGTCGGTGTcatcggcgacggcgtctttgagctgcgcgaggtgcaGTGCCGTGCCAAGCTGCAAAACCAAGAACTGCAAAGGACCGCGTCACAGCGGCCAGCGTCGACACGggcgaagcggcggcgcgcggcgagctCTCCTGCATCCACCTCGGAGGCTGCCATGGGCCAGAACTACTGCTGCTCATGCTGCTGGATCGAGTACCGGCGACTATGGCCGCTAGCTCACCCACTGCGCCTACGTGGCAAGGGTCGCACGAGCCCACTCCCATCATCATTGCGGCACACAGCTGCATCATCGGCACACACAGTAGGGGAGAGCGACGAGGAGATGCTGAGCCgctatctctctctcgatgTCGATCTTGACCAACTATGGCAGGAATGGACCGACTCGCCAGAGACTCGCAAGCATCCCCTCGTGGAATACCTCGTCGGCAGTCGCCGTCAGCGACAACTTTTGCGCAGCGGTCACGGCCAGCGTGTTTGCGAGCATGACGAAGCACAGGCAAATTTGTACATCCCCATCCGCCATGTTCGGCAGGATTTGCACTCgtgcctcttctccttcctgTGCTCGCAGAACAACAACGTCACGCGCATCACAGGCATGATCTACGCACTCTCCCGCGCCTACGGCGACCACCTATGTGACGTCCAACTCGCCACTGGTGAGGTTCGAGCGCCGCGGAAGTCGGCTGCTGATACGCGGTCCAAGGCGCCACAAACGCATTCCCGATCGGACCCCGCTGCTACCCGGAGAGACACCATGGCGTCTCCGTCACTGAAGccgcacagcgccagcgccaaCGCTCCGGAATGGCTTTCGGTGTACAGCTTCCCCTcactggagcagctggctACGGTCACGGAggacacgctgcgcagcctCGGCTTCGGCTACCGCAGCAAGTACATTGTCGAGGCTGTCAGCTTTATCCGGACACAGTTGCCTCCGCCGGAGCTTCAGGACGAAAAGGCGGTGAAAGGGAAGATGCACTTCCCTCCACACCTAATACGGCAACATGGGGCGTGCTATCGAAACGGCTTCTACTCTGCTGTGCTGGGCCATCACAgctaccaccaccagcatcaACGGGACATGTTGCTTCTCCTGCCGGGTGTGGGGCGCAAAGTTGCTGACTGCGTGGCGCTCTTCGCGCTCAACCGCACCCACATTGTCCCCGTGGACACGCACATGGCGCAAGTTGCGGTGGAGTACCTTGCCGCACCaagcgccgcgacggcggtgggTCGTAAGCGCTCTCGTCCAGGGTGTCCGTTGCCCGAAGAGGAAGCCCGCTCACGGGATAATCTGCTGCTGGAGTGGAGGAAGCAGGCGGAGGTTCTCAAGGTTAAGAAAGGCGTGTCGCCAGCGACCGTAAAGGCGATAGAGGAAGGTGGAagctctgcagcagccccGCTGCGCGCCTCACGAAAAACGCCTGTCCCACCCTTGTACGAGCGGCATCATAACGTCATTCAGGAGGCCTTCCGGAAGCTGTTTGGCAACTACGCTGGGTGGGCCCACAGCATTCTCTTCTACTACCGCATGCGCAAGTGA